One Clostridium novyi NT genomic window carries:
- the trpS gene encoding tryptophan--tRNA ligase, which produces MQEAEQKKVIFSGIQPSGDLTLGNYLGALKNWVKLQDEYDCYYCIVDMHAITVRQEPKDLRRRTLELLSIYIAAGIDPEKNTLFIQSHVPAHAECSWILNCNSYMGELSRMTQYKDKSQKYGNHIGVGLFTYPVLMASDILLYQADLVPVGKDQKQHLELTRDLAERFNNAYSPTFKVPEPYIPEAGAKIMDLQEPTKKMSKSSDNPNSFILIMDPPEVIRKKISRAVTDSLGVVKYSDDQPGVKNLITILSAITGKTPEEIEKDYEGQGYAQFKKDVAEAIVGELAPIQEKVKELVSDKSYLESIYKKGAEKANYIANKTLRKMQKKVGFIPR; this is translated from the coding sequence GTGCAAGAGGCAGAACAAAAAAAGGTTATTTTCAGTGGAATACAACCTTCAGGAGATTTAACTTTAGGAAACTATTTGGGAGCTTTAAAAAATTGGGTTAAACTTCAAGATGAATATGATTGCTATTACTGTATAGTTGATATGCATGCTATAACTGTAAGACAAGAGCCAAAAGATTTAAGAAGAAGAACTTTAGAACTTCTTTCTATATACATCGCTGCTGGAATTGATCCAGAAAAAAATACATTATTCATACAGTCACATGTACCAGCTCATGCAGAATGTTCTTGGATTTTAAACTGTAACTCTTATATGGGTGAACTTTCTAGAATGACACAATACAAAGATAAATCTCAAAAATATGGAAATCACATAGGTGTAGGTTTATTTACATATCCAGTTTTAATGGCTTCAGATATATTATTATATCAAGCAGATTTAGTGCCAGTAGGAAAAGACCAAAAACAACATTTAGAATTAACTCGTGATCTTGCGGAAAGATTTAATAATGCATATAGTCCTACTTTTAAAGTGCCAGAACCATATATACCAGAAGCTGGTGCAAAAATCATGGATCTTCAAGAACCAACTAAAAAGATGTCTAAGTCATCGGATAATCCTAACTCATTTATTTTAATTATGGACCCACCAGAAGTTATAAGAAAGAAAATTTCTAGAGCTGTAACTGATAGTTTAGGAGTTGTTAAGTACTCAGATGATCAACCAGGAGTTAAAAACTTAATTACAATATTAAGTGCAATTACAGGTAAAACTCCAGAAGAAATAGAAAAAGATTATGAAGGTCAAGGATACGCTCAATTTAAAAAAGATGTAGCAGAAGCTATAGTTGGAGAATTAGCTCCAATTCAAGAAAAAGTTAAAGAATTAGTATCTGATAAATCATACTTAGAAAGTATATACAAAAAAGGTGCTGAAAAAGCTAACTATATAGCTAATAAAACTCTTAGAAAAATGCAAAAGAAAGTTGGATTTATTCCAAGATAA
- a CDS encoding Cof-type HAD-IIB family hydrolase, which yields MYKLIGIDIDGTLVKNDKTLSQKTIEAIEKARKKGVKIVLITGRPIEGLLRYTTKLNLNSDNDYGIACSGGFIQCLGNKQVLFESSITLKDFNYIYNVANNLQITLNILSKDTIYTPTLNLTTQIESFLSNIPMEIIDFNNLKDDICINRVVYINENKRFTDHLLNIIKRHNMEYKSSDKLYGNNDLILDENSLPSELINNFTVLRPSSGTLEIQAKGVNKGSSLKILGEKLGIKRDEMIAIGDSGNDIDMIKYAGLGVAMGNAHEKVKAIADYITYTNEEDGLAHVIEKFILNK from the coding sequence ATGTATAAACTTATTGGAATTGATATAGATGGTACTTTAGTAAAAAATGATAAAACTCTTTCGCAAAAAACAATTGAAGCCATTGAAAAAGCTAGAAAAAAAGGTGTAAAAATTGTACTAATAACTGGTCGTCCCATTGAAGGTTTGCTTCGTTATACAACTAAGCTGAATTTAAACTCAGACAATGATTATGGTATTGCATGTAGTGGTGGATTTATTCAATGTCTTGGAAATAAACAAGTTCTATTTGAAAGTTCCATTACGCTAAAAGATTTTAATTATATATATAACGTAGCTAACAATTTACAAATTACATTAAACATATTATCTAAAGATACAATATACACTCCAACTTTAAATTTAACCACTCAAATTGAATCTTTTTTATCCAACATACCTATGGAAATAATAGATTTTAACAATCTTAAAGATGACATTTGTATAAATAGAGTTGTATATATAAACGAAAATAAAAGATTTACAGATCATTTACTGAACATAATAAAAAGACATAACATGGAGTATAAATCTTCTGATAAACTTTACGGAAATAATGATTTAATATTAGATGAAAACTCTTTACCAAGTGAACTTATAAATAATTTCACAGTATTAAGACCTTCATCTGGAACACTAGAAATCCAAGCAAAAGGAGTTAATAAAGGTTCTTCCTTAAAAATACTTGGAGAAAAATTAGGTATAAAACGTGATGAAATGATAGCTATTGGTGACTCAGGAAATGATATAGATATGATAAAATACGCAGGTCTTGGAGTTGCCATGGGAAATGCCCATGAAAAGGTTAAAGCAATTGCAGATTACATCACTTATACTAACGAAGAAGATGGTCTTGCTCATGTTATTGAAAAATTTATACTTAATAAATAG
- a CDS encoding GH36-type glycosyl hydrolase domain-containing protein — translation MLYISIGILFILLAIFVGIKGNNCRKNSEENILEDIPAINISKEELKKHALEIANYSTKGNSNCRKKLIKSLDKSYKKILDGHEYIDKTLKEKKEVTPASEWLLDNLYLIEKEYKHIKYNMPKSYYKDLPVIDRGIMKGYPRIYHIAVEIVSHINSKIDESIIEEVIGAYQTNTILTSGELWALPIMLRIALIQNISKITNNLVFYSKERIKADNIADRIISAVHSKNSYIEIENITKEDINFTTQFTERLLKILRDNGIDNKAIYDWIFDKLEVENNNFEKIINSEHLKQASQQIAMGNSINSIREIDGLSWKELFEKMSFVEKYLRKDPTNIYSNMDFESRDYYRHKVEKLAKSLNKSEVFIVKKAIECAEEADSVKGEEYRKHVGYYLIDKGVVTLKRKIFQRKKLSGSFNDNLRESAFGAYIGTIIFGTIFFIGVFLCLSYANDTNRMLWRYIVATLVLVVPCSEIVISVLNWIITNILDPKFIPKLDLRHGIGAENRTVVVIPTIINNAKRAEELVSNMEVYYLANRDENLYFAILSDFKDSHKEIEDNDNKIVDVALEAVKKLNKKYAKDRDDIFYFFSRSRKFNEKEGKWLGWERKRGKLVEFNHLLRGDKSTSYNVISSNIDELCKAKYIITLDSDTKLPRDSARKLIGAMSHILNIAHINKDKKKVVRGYGIMQPRVAIDTVSSNKTIFSKIFSGEAGIDTYSTAVSDVYQDVFGEGIFTGKGIYNIDVFNYMLEDEIPENSVLSHDLLEGSYVRTALITDVEVIDGYPAYFNSSSKRLHRWVRGDWQLLPWFKKKRSINGLSKWKMLDNLRRSLLTPSIILLSAFSYNILPDGTDKWIVAAILSLITPLIFDITENLAMPIRGISLSGKINTGKTLIEQIFLIVCFLPFNAYLMVDAIIRTLYRVFFSKKNLLQWQTADDAERTSGKTLSNYISFMWQGSLIALIILYLAFMDSRNNGILMIPIATLWILSPIIAWYIGRENDNKTYNISPDDENMLRRLARETWGYFDDFVNEENNWLAPDNYQVKPYRGVANRTSPTNIGMGFTSSLAAYDFGYIDMTESVDRISKIMESLESLEKYKGHLYNWYDTLTKAPLMPRYISTVDSGNLAAYMWVLEESLKEYLNSSYLNSSVKKGICDTLELANEEVHLKLGINDFYVDDINNIKESDFSLKFWIEFLKNIAKKFVIIEESANDTELYWNSKLKQDVKRYYYNVQKNFGWIEEIEDNSVDKIVFNISIKNVNKFLDKFISENNNIEEDTLKSIEETKETIHILIDEINNLIKKCEVFVQNMDFKMLYDEKRGLFSIGYDIENQSLSNSYYDLLASEARQASFVAIAKGEVETTHWFKLGRAMAAIGMNKGLVSWTGTMFEYLMPLLIMKPYPNTLLDETYKSIVAGQKRYGRIKKVPWGISESAYRAFDVSMNYQYKAFGIPGIGLKRGLKDELVISPYSTIMALQVDLDSSIENINRLINNGLEGRYGLYEAIDYTKDRLPRNVESGIVKCFMIHHEGMSLMSLDNVLNDNIFRKRFHNSPKVKATEVLLEEKVPNKIVYERQQKFEATENDHEKTHIIARGYRTSKTNIPKIQLMSNGSYSSMITASGSGYGKREDMTIYRWKRDNTLDLGGMFFYIKDVKTNEFWSATYEPCKQDNDSYEVIFSQYKAEFKKSQNDITSNVEVTVSSEDNAEVRRISLTNNSNEDKIIEITSYCEVTLAPFDADVVHPAFSNLFIRTEFLNDLECVIANRRPRAKGQKKPHVLQCVCIEGEDMEMAQYETSRVNFIGRDRDLISPLAMEHNMALKNSEGAVLDPIISIRKRVKIAPGETCKIAYTTAVVDSRDDAIEIAKKYREFANIDRAFELSRSQTIVDMRYLGLKSPQANLYQDMASKILFISDSYKEREEYIKNITRGQQALWKYGISGDLPIVLVVIKDEEEIDLIRQVLNAHEYIRRKGLKFDLVILNMQDIAYIQPLQDNIRDLIAASYARDKENISGGVFLNNKSSMEKEDIDLLMAISALVLEGEKGLLSKQIQTEELDKEQLEKLNVSKKDYNYSFDDFDINKLEYYNDIGGFDLENDEYVIVLKDEKTTPAPWVNVIANENFGFLVSASGSPYTWYKNSRENKITTWSNDWITDPPAEVIYVRDEDTGEVWSITPEPIRENGEYVIHHGFGYSKFQHQSHGIVGNINMFVPMNENVKICEVDLKNICDVDRNLSLTYYAQLVLGVVPQKTDIHVVTYLNEEKKYIYARNPYSDSFGNLTAYLKIIGGSEESFTGDRSEFIGKGESLKNPKALENIRLSNSVGAGMDPCFGENSKFTIKAGEDKKLLIILGEDENIEAIEKIVDKYEDISKATEELQNSKSYWRKSLHTIKVKTPDETMDLMLNGWLLYQTISCRIWARSAFYQSGGAFGFRDQLQDVMAAGYVNPKFMRDHILYSATRQFVEGDVQHWWHPVVDSGIRTRFSDDLLWLPYVTVDYIKRTGDYSILDEEVGYLEDRPLEDGEDERYTVSQKSDKKGTIYEHCIKAIERGLKFGPHNIPLMGSGDWNDGMSEVGNKGTGESVWLGWFLYSILDGFKEISKVRNDEEKANRYEEMQEFLKENLNENAWDGKWYRRAYFDNGIPLGSIENDECKIDSLAQSWAVISGAGNEDKVKIAMESLEKYLVKKDTGMVLLLTPPFESSKLEPGYIKGYVPGVRENGGQYTHASTWVVLAMAMLGEGDKAWRVFNMLNPINHTKSYFECERYKVEPYVIAADIYGREPYVGRGGWSWYTGAAGWMYRVAIEGILGLKFKGKEGFVVEPNVPHSWESFQIEYNKDNCKYIIDITRGDTKKVIVDNKELGNNIIPLMESGVHNVKVII, via the coding sequence ATGCTTTATATCAGTATAGGGATTTTATTTATATTGCTCGCTATATTTGTAGGTATAAAGGGAAATAATTGCAGAAAAAATAGTGAAGAAAATATATTAGAAGATATTCCAGCTATAAATATAAGTAAAGAAGAACTAAAAAAACATGCCTTAGAAATAGCCAATTATTCAACTAAAGGCAATAGTAATTGTAGAAAGAAATTAATAAAAAGCTTAGATAAAAGCTATAAGAAAATATTAGATGGACATGAATACATAGATAAAACCCTTAAAGAAAAAAAAGAAGTAACTCCAGCTTCAGAATGGCTTTTGGACAATTTATATTTAATAGAAAAAGAGTATAAACATATAAAATATAATATGCCAAAGTCTTATTATAAGGATCTTCCTGTAATAGATAGAGGTATTATGAAAGGTTATCCTAGAATTTATCATATAGCAGTAGAAATAGTATCTCATATAAATTCTAAAATAGATGAGAGTATCATAGAAGAAGTTATAGGTGCATACCAAACAAATACTATTTTAACTAGTGGGGAACTTTGGGCTTTACCAATAATGCTTAGAATAGCTTTGATACAAAATATAAGTAAAATAACAAATAACTTGGTTTTTTATTCTAAAGAAAGAATTAAAGCTGACAATATAGCAGATAGAATAATAAGCGCTGTACATAGTAAAAATTCATATATAGAAATAGAAAATATAACTAAAGAAGATATAAACTTTACCACACAGTTTACGGAAAGATTATTAAAGATTTTAAGAGACAATGGAATAGATAATAAAGCTATATATGATTGGATATTTGATAAATTAGAAGTAGAAAATAATAACTTTGAAAAAATAATAAATTCTGAGCATTTAAAACAGGCATCTCAACAAATTGCCATGGGAAATAGTATAAATTCTATTAGAGAAATTGATGGATTGAGTTGGAAAGAACTTTTTGAAAAAATGAGTTTTGTTGAAAAATATTTAAGAAAAGATCCAACAAATATATATTCAAATATGGATTTTGAATCAAGAGATTATTATAGACATAAAGTTGAAAAATTAGCTAAAAGTTTAAATAAATCTGAAGTATTTATAGTGAAAAAAGCTATAGAGTGTGCAGAAGAAGCTGATAGCGTAAAAGGAGAAGAATACAGAAAACACGTAGGATACTATCTTATAGACAAGGGAGTAGTGACACTAAAAAGAAAAATATTTCAACGTAAAAAGCTTAGTGGATCTTTTAATGATAATTTAAGAGAAAGTGCATTTGGAGCTTATATAGGAACAATAATATTTGGAACTATATTTTTTATCGGAGTATTTTTATGTTTAAGTTATGCCAATGACACCAATAGAATGTTGTGGAGATATATAGTTGCAACATTAGTTTTAGTGGTGCCTTGTAGTGAAATTGTAATTTCTGTTTTGAATTGGATTATAACAAATATACTTGATCCTAAATTTATTCCTAAACTAGATTTAAGACATGGTATTGGAGCAGAAAATAGAACTGTAGTAGTTATTCCAACAATTATCAATAATGCAAAAAGAGCCGAAGAGTTAGTTTCAAATATGGAAGTTTATTATTTAGCAAATAGAGATGAAAATTTATATTTTGCTATTTTAAGTGATTTTAAGGATAGTCACAAAGAAATAGAAGATAATGATAATAAAATAGTTGATGTAGCCTTAGAAGCCGTTAAGAAGTTAAATAAAAAATATGCAAAGGATAGAGATGATATATTCTATTTTTTTAGCAGAAGTAGAAAATTTAATGAAAAGGAAGGTAAATGGTTAGGCTGGGAAAGAAAAAGAGGAAAACTTGTTGAGTTTAATCATTTGCTTAGAGGGGATAAAAGCACAAGCTATAACGTTATAAGTTCTAATATAGATGAACTTTGTAAGGCTAAATATATAATAACTTTAGATTCAGATACAAAACTGCCTAGAGATAGTGCTAGAAAATTAATAGGAGCTATGAGCCATATTTTAAATATAGCTCATATAAATAAAGATAAAAAGAAAGTTGTTCGTGGGTATGGAATAATGCAACCAAGAGTAGCTATTGATACTGTAAGCAGTAATAAAACAATCTTTTCTAAAATATTTTCAGGAGAAGCAGGTATAGATACCTATAGTACGGCGGTTTCAGATGTGTATCAAGATGTCTTTGGAGAAGGTATTTTTACAGGAAAGGGAATTTATAATATAGATGTATTTAACTATATGTTAGAAGATGAGATACCTGAAAACTCTGTATTAAGCCATGATTTACTTGAAGGATCTTATGTTAGAACTGCTCTTATAACAGATGTGGAAGTTATTGATGGATATCCTGCTTATTTTAATTCAAGTAGTAAAAGACTTCATCGTTGGGTTAGAGGAGATTGGCAACTACTACCTTGGTTTAAGAAAAAAAGATCTATTAATGGATTGTCTAAATGGAAGATGCTAGACAATCTAAGAAGAAGTTTACTTACTCCATCTATAATTTTGCTTAGTGCATTCTCGTATAACATTTTGCCAGATGGAACAGATAAATGGATAGTTGCAGCTATCTTATCACTTATAACTCCATTAATCTTTGACATTACAGAGAATTTAGCAATGCCCATAAGAGGAATTAGTTTATCGGGAAAAATAAATACAGGAAAAACATTAATAGAGCAAATATTTCTTATTGTTTGTTTCTTACCGTTTAATGCGTATTTGATGGTGGATGCTATTATAAGAACTTTATATAGAGTGTTTTTTAGCAAAAAAAATTTATTGCAGTGGCAAACAGCAGATGATGCTGAAAGAACTTCAGGAAAAACATTAAGTAACTATATTTCATTTATGTGGCAAGGAAGCTTAATTGCATTAATTATACTTTATCTAGCTTTTATGGATAGTAGAAATAATGGAATACTTATGATTCCAATAGCAACATTATGGATTTTAAGTCCTATAATTGCATGGTATATAGGACGGGAAAATGATAATAAGACATATAATATATCTCCTGATGATGAAAATATGTTAAGAAGATTGGCAAGAGAAACTTGGGGATATTTTGATGACTTTGTTAATGAAGAAAACAATTGGTTAGCTCCAGATAACTATCAAGTTAAGCCATATAGGGGAGTGGCAAATAGAACTTCTCCTACAAACATTGGTATGGGATTTACATCAAGTTTAGCAGCATATGATTTTGGATATATTGATATGACAGAAAGTGTAGATAGAATATCTAAAATTATGGAGAGTTTAGAGAGTTTAGAAAAATATAAAGGTCATTTATATAACTGGTATGACACTTTAACTAAAGCTCCATTAATGCCTAGATATATTTCAACTGTAGATAGTGGTAATTTAGCTGCGTATATGTGGGTTTTAGAAGAAAGTTTAAAAGAATATTTAAATTCCTCATATTTAAATTCATCAGTAAAAAAAGGAATATGTGATACTTTAGAACTTGCAAATGAAGAAGTTCATTTAAAACTCGGTATAAATGATTTTTATGTTGATGATATAAATAATATAAAAGAAAGTGACTTTAGCTTAAAATTTTGGATTGAATTCTTAAAAAACATAGCTAAAAAGTTTGTAATAATTGAAGAAAGTGCAAATGATACTGAACTTTACTGGAATAGTAAACTTAAACAGGATGTAAAAAGATATTACTATAATGTGCAAAAAAACTTTGGATGGATAGAAGAAATAGAAGATAATAGTGTAGATAAGATTGTGTTTAATATATCAATAAAAAATGTGAATAAATTTTTAGATAAATTTATTAGTGAAAATAACAATATTGAAGAAGATACACTAAAATCAATAGAAGAAACTAAAGAAACTATCCACATTTTAATAGATGAAATTAATAATTTAATAAAAAAATGTGAAGTGTTTGTGCAAAACATGGATTTTAAGATGTTATATGATGAAAAAAGAGGATTGTTTTCTATTGGATATGATATAGAAAATCAATCATTATCTAACAGTTATTATGATTTATTAGCTTCAGAGGCAAGGCAAGCAAGTTTTGTTGCCATAGCTAAAGGAGAAGTAGAAACAACACATTGGTTTAAATTAGGTAGAGCTATGGCGGCTATAGGAATGAATAAAGGGCTTGTATCTTGGACTGGAACTATGTTTGAGTATTTGATGCCATTACTTATTATGAAGCCTTACCCAAATACTCTTTTAGATGAAACTTATAAGTCCATTGTAGCTGGGCAAAAGAGATATGGAAGAATAAAAAAGGTTCCTTGGGGTATTTCAGAGTCAGCATATAGAGCCTTTGATGTAAGTATGAATTATCAATATAAGGCATTTGGAATACCAGGTATTGGTCTTAAAAGAGGACTTAAAGATGAGCTTGTAATTTCACCATATTCTACAATTATGGCACTACAAGTAGATTTAGATAGTTCAATTGAAAATATTAATAGATTAATTAATAATGGGCTAGAGGGAAGATACGGCTTATATGAAGCAATAGATTATACAAAAGATAGACTTCCGAGAAATGTTGAAAGTGGAATTGTAAAATGTTTTATGATTCACCATGAGGGGATGAGTTTAATGTCTTTAGATAATGTATTAAATGATAATATTTTTAGAAAGAGATTTCATAATAGTCCTAAAGTAAAAGCTACAGAAGTATTATTAGAAGAAAAAGTTCCGAACAAAATTGTATATGAAAGACAACAGAAGTTTGAGGCTACAGAAAATGACCATGAAAAAACTCATATTATAGCTAGAGGATATAGGACGTCTAAAACTAATATTCCAAAGATACAATTAATGTCTAATGGAAGTTATTCTTCTATGATAACAGCTAGTGGTAGTGGATATGGAAAAAGAGAAGATATGACCATATACAGATGGAAAAGGGATAATACTTTAGATTTAGGAGGAATGTTCTTTTATATAAAAGATGTAAAGACAAATGAATTTTGGAGTGCCACATATGAACCATGCAAACAGGATAATGATTCATATGAGGTTATATTTTCACAGTATAAAGCTGAGTTTAAAAAATCTCAAAATGATATAACATCTAATGTTGAAGTTACTGTATCTAGTGAGGACAATGCGGAAGTTAGAAGAATTTCATTAACTAATAACTCTAATGAAGACAAAATAATAGAAATAACATCTTACTGTGAAGTTACTTTAGCACCATTTGATGCTGATGTAGTTCATCCGGCATTTAGTAATTTATTTATAAGAACTGAATTTTTAAATGATTTAGAATGTGTAATTGCAAATAGAAGACCAAGAGCAAAAGGGCAGAAAAAGCCACATGTACTTCAATGCGTTTGTATTGAAGGGGAAGATATGGAGATGGCTCAATATGAGACTAGTAGAGTTAACTTTATTGGAAGAGATAGAGATTTAATTAGTCCTTTAGCTATGGAACATAATATGGCTCTTAAAAACAGTGAGGGAGCTGTTTTAGATCCAATAATAAGTATTAGAAAAAGAGTGAAAATTGCTCCAGGAGAGACTTGTAAAATAGCATATACTACTGCTGTAGTTGATTCTCGTGATGATGCAATAGAAATAGCTAAAAAGTATAGAGAATTTGCAAATATAGATAGAGCATTTGAATTATCACGAAGTCAAACCATTGTGGATATGAGATATTTAGGATTAAAGTCTCCACAGGCAAATTTATATCAGGATATGGCATCAAAAATCTTGTTTATAAGTGATTCTTACAAAGAAAGAGAAGAATATATAAAGAATATTACAAGAGGACAACAAGCTTTATGGAAATATGGTATATCCGGAGATTTGCCTATTGTTCTTGTTGTTATAAAAGACGAAGAAGAAATAGATTTAATTCGCCAAGTATTAAATGCTCATGAGTATATAAGAAGGAAAGGATTAAAGTTTGATCTTGTTATTTTAAATATGCAAGATATAGCATACATCCAACCACTACAAGATAATATAAGAGATTTAATAGCAGCTAGTTATGCTCGAGATAAAGAAAATATAAGTGGGGGAGTATTTTTAAATAATAAGTCCTCAATGGAAAAGGAAGATATCGATCTTTTAATGGCAATATCAGCTCTTGTTTTAGAAGGAGAAAAGGGATTATTATCTAAACAAATTCAAACAGAAGAGTTAGATAAAGAACAATTAGAAAAACTTAATGTTTCTAAGAAAGATTACAATTATAGTTTTGATGATTTTGATATAAACAAATTAGAATACTATAACGATATAGGTGGATTCGATTTAGAAAATGATGAGTATGTTATTGTTTTAAAAGACGAAAAAACAACACCAGCACCATGGGTAAATGTTATAGCAAATGAGAACTTTGGTTTCTTAGTTTCAGCTAGTGGTTCGCCATATACTTGGTATAAAAATAGTAGAGAAAATAAAATAACTACATGGTCAAATGATTGGATTACAGACCCACCGGCAGAAGTTATTTATGTAAGAGATGAGGATACGGGAGAAGTTTGGAGTATTACACCAGAACCTATTAGAGAAAATGGAGAGTATGTAATACATCATGGATTTGGATATTCAAAATTCCAGCATCAATCACATGGAATTGTAGGTAATATAAATATGTTTGTGCCTATGAATGAAAATGTTAAGATATGTGAAGTTGATTTAAAAAATATTTGTGATGTTGATAGAAATTTATCTTTAACATACTATGCTCAACTAGTATTAGGTGTTGTACCTCAAAAAACAGATATTCATGTTGTAACTTATCTAAATGAAGAAAAGAAGTATATTTATGCTAGAAATCCATACAGTGATTCTTTTGGAAATTTAACAGCTTATCTAAAAATTATAGGTGGAAGTGAAGAAAGCTTTACTGGTGATAGAAGTGAATTTATAGGAAAAGGGGAATCTCTTAAAAATCCGAAAGCACTAGAAAATATAAGACTTTCAAATAGTGTTGGTGCTGGAATGGATCCTTGTTTTGGAGAAAATTCTAAGTTTACCATAAAAGCTGGAGAAGATAAAAAACTACTTATAATTCTTGGAGAAGATGAAAATATAGAAGCTATAGAAAAAATCGTAGATAAATATGAGGATATAAGTAAAGCTACAGAAGAGCTTCAAAATAGCAAAAGTTATTGGAGAAAGTCTCTTCATACAATTAAAGTAAAAACTCCTGATGAAACTATGGATTTAATGTTAAATGGGTGGTTATTATATCAAACTATAAGTTGTAGAATATGGGCTAGAAGTGCATTTTATCAATCAGGAGGAGCATTTGGATTTAGAGACCAACTTCAAGATGTAATGGCAGCAGGGTATGTAAATCCTAAGTTTATGAGAGATCACATTTTATATAGTGCCACAAGGCAATTTGTAGAAGGAGATGTTCAACACTGGTGGCATCCAGTAGTAGATAGTGGTATTAGAACTAGATTTTCTGATGACCTTTTATGGTTACCTTATGTTACAGTGGATTATATAAAGAGAACAGGAGATTACAGTATATTGGATGAAGAAGTGGGATATCTTGAAGATAGACCACTAGAAGATGGAGAAGATGAAAGATATACTGTATCTCAAAAATCTGATAAAAAAGGAACCATATATGAACATTGTATAAAAGCCATAGAAAGAGGATTAAAGTTTGGTCCTCATAATATACCATTAATGGGTTCTGGAGATTGGAATGATGGTATGAGTGAAGTAGGAAACAAGGGTACAGGTGAAAGTGTATGGCTTGGATGGTTTTTATATAGTATATTAGACGGATTCAAAGAAATCAGTAAAGTTAGAAATGATGAAGAGAAAGCTAATAGATATGAGGAAATGCAAGAATTTTTAAAGGAAAATCTAAATGAAAATGCTTGGGATGGAAAATGGTATAGAAGAGCTTATTTCGATAATGGAATTCCATTAGGATCTATTGAAAATGATGAATGTAAAATAGATTCTTTAGCTCAATCATGGGCTGTTATATCAGGAGCAGGAAATGAAGATAAAGTTAAAATTGCAATGGAATCTTTAGAAAAATATCTAGTTAAGAAGGATACAGGAATGGTGCTTTTATTAACTCCACCATTTGAAAGTAGTAAATTAGAACCTGGGTATATTAAAGGATATGTACCAGGAGTTAGAGAAAATGGAGGACAGTATACTCACGCTTCAACTTGGGTTGTGCTTGCAATGGCAATGTTAGGAGAAGGAGATAAGGCATGGAGAGTATTTAATATGCTAAATCCTATAAATCATACTAAGTCTTATTTTGAATGTGAAAGATATAAAGTAGAGCCATATGTAATAGCAGCAGATATATATGGAAGAGAGCCATATGTAGGTAGAGGCGGATGGAGTTGGTATACAGGTGCTGCTGGATGGATGTATAGAGTAGCAATAGAGGGTATATTAGGACTTAAATTCAAAGGAAAAGAAGGCTTTGTTGTAGAGCCTAACGTACCACATAGCTGGGAATCCTTCCAAATAGAATATAATAAGGATAATTGCAAATATATTATAGACATAACTAGAGGAGATACTAAAAAGGTCATAGTGGATAATAAAGAATTAGGAAACAACATAATACCTTTAATGGAAAGTGGAGTGCATAACGTAAAAGTTATAATATAA